A portion of the Homalodisca vitripennis isolate AUS2020 chromosome 2, UT_GWSS_2.1, whole genome shotgun sequence genome contains these proteins:
- the LOC124353832 gene encoding PR domain zinc finger protein 15-like, producing the protein MIAISTLGDPQKMGLPVIERIYPKASELSEILNYNPCPECSEVFHNTPNLEMHRHFCHGHDSVPARVAPSHNVIKQFYCPAAGCKYSGDLNKEFGIKYFTQHKYLKQHYIKMHMEKKFVCEQCNKGFATIQLRKRHLDECGLKFACSCGAEYKTIAALLTHASRKRHTFVKSWSAIRNRKVDKNENIGSQKSSPNSILLKPKLYDTMVANTAEALSELRWQKCVDIAVQTEPTGQRRRRNQRLSDTSRQTQTGEKRTRISSETQTVGEYCNKGKKNVTRRRKKSMETQTKVVEQTVVSEESCYPKRDIGLPQLWFNSGTQTSTETLFDDSLLNLGGSLFEEEPTRPIEQADLFSDINADSTDNFMSAFMSKDEILDEGKSCSTETQTEFSIESLLDNYTDTLATIETQTSHDLWDEYSNTYTQTCDDLLLAFSDIETQTAWPDVSIETQTNQH; encoded by the exons atgatTGCGATCTCCACGCTAGGGG ATCCGCAAAAGATGGGTCTTCCAGTGATAGAGAGGATCTACCCAAAGGCCTCAGAGCTGAGCGAGATCCTCAACTACAACCCCTGTCCAGAATGCTCTGAAGTGTTCCATAACACTCCAAACCTGGAGATGCACCGACACTTCTGTCATGGACACGACTCGGTACCAGCACGTGTCGCTCCTTCTCACAATGTCATCAAGCAATTCTACTGTCCCGCAGCTGGGTGCAAGTATAGTGGTGATCTAAACAAGGAGTTTGGCATCAAGTACTTCACACagcataaatatttgaaacag CACTACATCAAAATGCACATGGAGAAGAAGTTTGTGTGTGAGCAATGCAACAAGGGCTTCGCCACAATACAGCTGCGCAAACGCCACCTGGACGAGTGTGGGCTCAAGTTTGCATGTTCGTGTGGGGCCGAGTATAAGACAATTGCTGCTTTGTTGACTCACGCATCCAGAAAGCGTCATACATTCGTCAAGTCTTGGTCTGCCATAAG AAATCGCAAAGTagacaaaaatgaaaacattggATCACAAAAATCCAGTCCAAATTCGATCCTGCTGAAGCCGAAACTATATGATACAATGGTGGCCAATACAGCAGAGGCATTGAGTGAGCTACGTTGGCAGAAGTGTGTGGACATCGCTGTACAGACGGAGCCTACAGGACAGCGGCGGCGGCGTAATCAGCGGTTGTCTGACACGTCACGGCAGACACAGACTGGGGAAAAGCGAACACGAATATCATCTGAGACTCAAACAGTGGGTGAGTACTGTAACAAGGGCAAGAAGAACGTAACGCGACGGAGAAAGAAGAGTATGGAGACACAGACTAAGGTCGTGGAGCAAACGGTGGTCAGTGAGGAAAGTTGTTATCCTAAACGGGACATCGGTCTGCCTCAGTTGTGGTTCAATTCGGGCACGCAAACGTCGACAGAAACCTTATTTGATGACTCACTTCTGAATCTCGGTGGATCCTTGTTCGAAGAGGAACCCACCAGGCCTATTGAGCAAGCGGATCTGTTCTCCGACATCAACGCCGACTCCACTGATAATTTCATGTCTGCATTCATGTCCAAGGATGAAATACTGGATGAGGGAAAATCTTGTAGTACTGAAACCCAAACAGAGTTCTCTATCGAGTCACTCTTAGACAACTACACGGACACACTGGCCACCATAGAGACACAGACTTCGCACGATCTGTGGGACGAATACAGTAACACGTACACGCAGACCTGTGATGATCTCTTGCTGGCGTTCTCGGACATCGAGACCCAGACTGCCTGGCCAGATGTCTCTATCGAGACTCAGACCAACCAGCATTAG